The DNA region TTTTTCAGTTTTTCCCTCATCAAAATTTTTAAAATTAGATAAATCATTATACATTTTAGAATTTCGATTTTGAATTTTGTAAATATTATGACCTTTTTCCTTTTTTAGAAATATTGTATCTTTTGTTTGAGAAAAACAAATAATAGAAATTAGTGTCAGTGTTAATAAAATGAATTTTCTATTCATAACGGGTTTTGATACGATGTCGCATAACGGGAAAGGGCTTGGCGAAGGCGGGGATAAGATAGACGGAAATTCCAACTAAACCCGAACCGAGCAAAAACCATTTTCGTTTTTTCAAAATTACAAAAAATAAAAAAACGAAATGGTTTTTTGCGGCTAAAAATGCTAAAAAGTTCAACGCAAGGGAACTTCAACCCCGCTTTTGCCAAACCCATGTTGTGCGCAGTATTTTTAGTTCGGCGACTTGGATTTAACTCGTTAAATTCAGGTCAGAGAATTAAAAATCAAGCACGACAATTTTTTTCACCCACGAAATAGCGAAGATTTTCAGAATTTTATTCACGGATTTTAGAAAAGCATTCACGCAGAATTTATTCACGCAGTTAAGTGAAAAATTTGTAAAAGTCAAGCACAATTTTTACAATCCAGTGGAATTTTTGTAGATTGATTTTAGGCTTTTTGCGCATTTTTCAGTCAGCGTTTTGAAAAATTCAGCACAATTTTTAATACTCAAATCCGTAAGTTTTTCGCAAAGTTTTTTTCTGGATTTAGGAAAATCAGCGCAAAGAATTTCAGATTTCATTCAGTTTTAGAAGTTTAAATTCAGGTCAAAATTTTGATTTTTCAGACCGAAATTTCTTTTTGATACCGCGCTTCTAATATTGCGCACAACGGAAAAGGGCTTTGCGAGGTGCGGGTTACTGCAACTGGAAGTGGAGAGGAGAACCGAACGCTAGCAAAAACTTTTTCCATTTTTTAAAATTACGAAAAAACTAAAAAATGGAAAAGTTTTTTGCGGGTATTTTCTAGGATTTTTCTGAGATTTCCTTCAACCCGCATCTTGCAAAACCCATGTTGAACTAAACCTTCGGTAGCTTTCTCAGCGCTATATTTAGTTACTTTGTAAAACTAATTAAAAATCAGTAAAATGGCAACAAAAAAAAGAGTGTAGAAGAGCTTAGAGAAAACAAGATCATCAATCAGGCAAAGCGCGAAGTTCCGGGATTTGCGGAGCTTTTGCATAGGTTTGAACGTACGGTTTCTGTATTGGGAAGAAGCCAAAGTACCTTTCAAAATTACTCCAGACACGTCGCTGCGGTGTCGCTACATTTCGGAAAAATTCCTACAGAATTGGATCCCGAGCAAATTCACGATTACCTTTTTTACCTTCAGAAAAAATCAAAATCACCTTCACAGTCGTATTTTAAACACACCGTTTACGGACTTCGATTTCTGCTTAAATCGGAAGGTTTGAGCTATGATTATTTGAGTCTTCCGGAAATTAAAAGAGAGAAAAAACTGCCTGTAGTGCTTAGTAAACAGGAGGTTTGGCAGATGTTGTCCGGCTGTAAACTTTTAAAACATAAAATTTTGATCGGCATTCTTTACGGCTGCGGATTGCGCTGTATGGAAGTTCGAAATCTCCGTTTGTGCGACTTAGATTTTGGTCGAAAACAACTCAAAGTGGTTCAGGGAAAAGGCAAAAAAGACCGCTATTTACCACTTTCCGAACATCTGATTCGTGGGCTCAAAAAGTATATCGAAGCGGAAAAACCGGAAGATTATCTCTTTGGAGAACCTCGTGGAGGGCGTGCTGGTGGCGATTTCGATTCCCGTTACTCCCAGCGCGGCGTTCAGTGGGCGGTAAAGCAGGCATCAAAAACGGCAAATATCCTGAAAGAAGTGAGTGTCCATACGCTTCGGCACAGTTTTGCGACGCATCTTCTGGAAGATGGGATGGATATTTTGAGCATCAAAAATCTTCTCGGTCACGAAAGTATCGATACCACGCTGGTTTATCTTCAAATTGCCCAGCTTTCAACCCAAAAACTCTTTTCACCGCTCGATACCCTTTTTTCAGAATTTGGGAAAAAATGAGCGGTTTAAAAACCTCAAAAAAACAGTCAGTTCAACCTCAATCTCAACCTCAATACGAAGTCGCCGATGTTTTAAACAAATTAGGTTCAAAATTGGAAGATTTAGGACTTAATTCTTGGCAATTACGAACACTTTCAGCGTTGAAAAAATGCCGTACCTCTGCTTTGGGTGGTCATATTGACGCTTGTGATGAATGTGGAAATGTAAGCATCAGTTACAACTCCTGCCGAAACCGTCATTGCCCAAAATGTCAGAGCAAAAACCGAGAGCAATGGATTGAAAATCGGGAAACCGAACTGCTTCCGGTACCTTATTTCCACGTGGTTTTTACGCTTCCTGATGTATTGAACAAAACCGCGCTTCACGAGCCCAAAATGTTGTACGATTTTTTATTTGAATCTGCCTGGGAAACGCTTCAAACGTTTGGTGAAAATCGAGGTTTAAAAATGGGAATGATTGCTGTTTTGCACACTTGGGGGCAGAATCTGAGCCTTCATCCGCATTTGCACTGCATTGTTCCGGGCGGTGGAGTGGATGAAAGCGGAGCTTGGAAAAATCTACGTTCAGACGGCAAATTTTTGTTTCCGGTAAAGGCTTTGAGTAAAGTTTTCAGGGCTAAATTTTGTGAGAAATTAAAAGATAAAAACTTTGAAGAGTATACCAAAATCAGGCAAAATCTGTGGGAAAAGTCTTGGGTTGTTTACGCCAAAAAGCCTTTTGGAAGCCCAAAATCTGTGGTAGAATATTTGGGCAGATACACGCATAAAATCGCCATCAGCAACCAGAGAATCAGGAAAATTGACGCGGAAACGGTAACTTTTTCTTACAAAGATTACCGCCAAAAAGGCATCAAAAAGCAGATGGTTTTGAGCCATGAAGAGTTTATCCGCCGTTTTGTGATGCATATTTTACCGAAAAGATTTGTAAAAATCCGTCATTATGGTTTTTTGAGCAGCACCTGGAAGCGTATCAAACTTAAAAATCTACAACAAAATTTAGGCATCCAGCCCAAAGAAAAGCTTCCGCCAAAAGCTTTTCAGCCGAAATGTACGTGTTGTAAAGATGGAAATCTTGTGACGATTGCCACGTTCGATCTACGAGGTCCGCCAAGTTGGTTTTTGGAGATGAGCCGAAATTTACCTGCTCCTAAATCTGCATTTTAGCGGATTTGGGTAAGGGAAATGTTAACCTAACGTGAAGGAAAGCACGATAAAACCAAGAAAAAC from Chryseobacterium suipulveris includes:
- a CDS encoding tyrosine-type recombinase/integrase, coding for MSLHFGKIPTELDPEQIHDYLFYLQKKSKSPSQSYFKHTVYGLRFLLKSEGLSYDYLSLPEIKREKKLPVVLSKQEVWQMLSGCKLLKHKILIGILYGCGLRCMEVRNLRLCDLDFGRKQLKVVQGKGKKDRYLPLSEHLIRGLKKYIEAEKPEDYLFGEPRGGRAGGDFDSRYSQRGVQWAVKQASKTANILKEVSVHTLRHSFATHLLEDGMDILSIKNLLGHESIDTTLVYLQIAQLSTQKLFSPLDTLFSEFGKK
- a CDS encoding IS91 family transposase, whose protein sequence is MSGLKTSKKQSVQPQSQPQYEVADVLNKLGSKLEDLGLNSWQLRTLSALKKCRTSALGGHIDACDECGNVSISYNSCRNRHCPKCQSKNREQWIENRETELLPVPYFHVVFTLPDVLNKTALHEPKMLYDFLFESAWETLQTFGENRGLKMGMIAVLHTWGQNLSLHPHLHCIVPGGGVDESGAWKNLRSDGKFLFPVKALSKVFRAKFCEKLKDKNFEEYTKIRQNLWEKSWVVYAKKPFGSPKSVVEYLGRYTHKIAISNQRIRKIDAETVTFSYKDYRQKGIKKQMVLSHEEFIRRFVMHILPKRFVKIRHYGFLSSTWKRIKLKNLQQNLGIQPKEKLPPKAFQPKCTCCKDGNLVTIATFDLRGPPSWFLEMSRNLPAPKSAF